The genome window AAGGTTACCCGTGTTTGTTCCAATTCCATTACATGTACTTCATATTTAACAATATGTAAGTACTGTAGTGTAGTAATATTAAAcgtatcaaggttatattttcacagaatgttttttacaCTATGTAGGATGTTTTTATGCactaaatcacaaaaattactttagctgggttttttaCATGTCTGTGCCTAATCTACTTTGAAGAACAGCGGCGACAGTCTGTGGAAGTAATCGTGTGTTCTCTTAGTCTTGTGGGCCATGCGGGAGTAAACAAATGTTGTTCGCACATCTCAGTGGTCGAGCTGAAATAATGATGTCAGGACATTGCGTAATCCATCAATTCTGGCCCAGTGATGGGTGACACGATGTGTCTTTGTGTCTGGCTTCACACTGAGCATATCTACAATCAACTTAATTAGGCTAAGGAATCACAACCCTTATCTCAATATGTTGTTGCTTTCACCTCTACTAAAAGGTTTTTAGTCAGACAGAGCCAAAAAGTGAAGGTTAAGTTTAATAGGAGTACCTTGTTAACTCTTACCAGAACATAAttgatcagatgtgcttcacccaataaatttaagaattttaaatgTGGTTTATTCAAGACTTGGATATAAAAGATATCCAGTTACTGTGAAGATAGAGGTAACGCAttggttatttatttttgtgtgaactcaTATTCAATCAGAACAACATTCCAATTGATAATCAGTCATTTTTGTCATAGGTAAGTGTACAGGTTTTTTCCTCTAACCTTTTGCCAAATGAAAGTGCCAAATAAACGCCATCTCTTGGGATGGATGCTGCTATTTCCAGAACAGAATCAAACTGCTCACTTTAAATTCTAAATTGCATCTGTGTCATGAAGGAAGAGAGACAAACATCTGTGTATTGAGTGAAGAATCCTGTTTAGGGGCAATACActatatcacacacacacacacacacacacacacacatatatatgcgcgcgtgtgtgtgtaatAATTGTTTATGAGCTGAGACATTTTTCCATTACAAAATTGTTACATTACTTGTTAAATTTCCCTTTGATGTAAACAGTCATGTCTACAAGATGTTTCTacatataatatttatttttgaagtgtgtaaatgtaaatgattaaaATTGTTTAGTCAATATAATTTTCTTAATAGAAAAATTATCTTTGTAAGTAAATCTGATGTTTCTCATGATAATTCAGTAATGCTATAGAATTTTTAACACAGGGTTCTGCACATTGAAAACATGTTGCATTAACTGCCTACTAAacgttaaatatttatttgtatattaaGTCGTGTTTAACTCATTTTCATACGTCAATAATCTAGACAAAAACTGTCAAATTGGCTTTCAAAGttttattgaaaaatataaatataagacATTCTCTTGCACAACAAAAATCAATGGTTGCTCATTAGTTTATTAACAAACTTAAacaatgtactgtatgttacaATGAAGGTTTGTcagataaaataaaattaaacagTATTTGAAAATATTGTCTTTTTTAAGAAATTCAAACCACCGTGTTTTTTCACTTACACAGTTCTGAATGATCACTTAATACAATAACATTGATGAAGATTCATGACAGTTTTGCGCAATCTGAATCATGGCCATACACACCTATAGGTCTTCAttaaaatatctacaaataaataaatcaccgGTATAAATAGATCATGATGGAAAAGCAGCACTATGGTACAGAATATTCATGTTTGtgctaaatgtaaaaatatcttTGGCAGATGGAGCTCGTGGTTACTTCCCGAATATTTCCATCATTTTGCGGTTGCTGTGAGCTTGCTGGGCCATTTGTTCGGCTCTGGCCATCTCTAGTACTTCTCGGAGCAGATGAAAGGTCAGGTCCAGGGAAATCGGTGGCTCCTCGGACCTGCGCTCTCTTTCCACTGAGTCGAGCGCCCGGAGCGCGTAAGTGCCATCCAGGCGGCCGATGTTTCCAACTTTCCCCTCCAACAGACGCTGCGTTAACTGGAGCTGCAGTGCTCGTTTGGGATACTGGGATGGCTCGGAATAATCGTCTGGTGAGGACCGAGGGGAATTCAGATTTCTGTTACCGAGCCGGATGAAGTACTCCTCTCCAAGGCGCGCCAAAAGTGGCGGTGACTGTCGTTCTCCATCTGGGTCCATGCCTGGCTGGTTGCTGTCGATGGCTCTACATTCATACGGTGATGGAAAGGCAACGAGCAGAGCCACGGTGGTGACGAGGACATTGAGCTTCATGTCAAAAAGTGTCGAAATGAACCTGCGGGAGAGGTGAGTATATTATGCGCACAATACTTCTGAGCAATTGTTTTGCGCAATGGATGTGGGTCGAAGATCAAGAACAGAAATAATTTAAAGCATATTAACTGCCTTTACGCAAAGTAACCATAGTTTTAATACAGTAACCATCCTTAAACTATGGTAGTAAAATTTAACTATTgttaactttatttaaaaataaactatgctGATACAAATGGaattaatgtgttaaaaataaacagttactacacttttattataataaaacaataatcaaaatttccattcacattataattattatttgtatttcaCAATTAAGTATATTTCTAAATCCACACACTGTTACGCACAGGTTGGATAGTTTGATGCTTATTACGAAGAAGTAACGAAATCCGTTCCACAGCATTGCAATTTGACGAGAATTAAATGGCAGGTGTAAACTGATGTTATCTAAGACTTCAAATCAATATAAACTATATTAATCCACATAAGATGCTGCGTACCTGTGGTATGCGTAATTGATATTATCCTTGGATGGTTTTTGAACTTTTCGAGACGCGGGTGTCTTCCAGTTGCTGCCCAAGTTGTCACTTTTAGGACTTCTTCAAAGAAAGGCTGGAGTTTGCATTTATATAGGCACGGGCAGCGACAAGTGTCACGCATTTAGTGTCTTGCGTCTGCGCAGTGGAGAGGAAGAGTTGACTTGAATGAACGTAAGTGAAGAGTTTTCTTTGAATGAGTCATCGAGGggcgtgcatgcgtgtgtgcgtCTTTTATTCAGAGATGCATAAAAccctgtgtttttaatcccttATTTTGACATTGCGTCCCAAAGTCCCATTCTGTGAATATTTATGATTTTAGTCTTAAAATAACCGATAAGCATAATAACTACTTTAAGTGTCATCCATAAAATTGATTAAATGGGGAAAACTTTATGACTTTTATTAATCCATAATCTACATTTACTAATGCTACTGAATATTTGCTAACATCTTTACTTAATTCTGTATTCATCTCTAATAAGAAATCCATTTTAAAGTGGTGCAATGACAGAAATCAATTTCTTGGTGCTCTGTCATACATTGGTTGTTTCCCTCTTGAAATCAAGGACACATGAATGTGCATCAGATGCAACAGTTCATGTTTTTCGGTTGTTGCAGCCACAGTCACGCAGGCGAGGTGAACTTTGAGTTGTGTTCTAGTGGGCATCACTTACCCAGAGTACAGAGCTTTGGGTCCCCTTGATTACAGATGCACAGCGGCAGGACGACGTCACTCTTGCAGTCATTGCTGTCAAGTGCTAACCACCCCCCCACacccaagagagagagagacagggaGATGGAACACTTGGCTCGAGCCCTACACCTGCTTTCTGCATGCCAATCAGACTGCGACCCAATACCATTTCAgccaatacattttaaaggaacagttcaccaaaatatgaacatttacTCCTAATTACTCAACCTTATGCCATCCCAAataaacactctaaaaatgctgttCTTTTCcaatcagtggcggccggtgacttctttttttttaagggggggggggggggtcgaagtttgtcacaacatgtatgtagtgtaggccatcatgtgtgtggttcgtaatttcaaaatatgtgttctgcgctttgagagatcatgtgtgcatcacgtgtcttgccaaaataagtgcctgctgcagacgcatgtaaaggtttataaaaagagacacttgcgtttgccagatactcgcataatctcatgcgtaattagagtttactgttaagggagtgtcttgcatgtattttgtaaacgtgagcttctcttttatcataaacggttttgacacaggcacttattttgacaaaacacgtgatgcacacaggatctctcgacacgcaggacacatattttgtaaaagggaaccacacacatgataccccgaacacttattttgaattagcgcacactgtaaaaagtgtgtctgtgccttagtagatttaactaaataaaatgagtaaactgtgttacaattttttttatcaaaatatgatataaaattacagaataatttgaataatttgagtaattctaaatgaacacatcattgggtaaattcaacttaattttgtcatgtaaatttgtaagaaggaaattaacttaattttgtgttgaaactacgcgattttattattaaacataactaactaggcagtggacttgtagttcccagcatgctttgcaagggactgcatttggagagtataatttgaatttaaactctattttatgtgtttttaactgaaaagaaagacttgttaatgtttaatgttcatttatcttcgaGATATggaagagtttctgtttctaCTTTTGAGTTTTGAagttaccattgttcagaagactgGTGCTTGTAAGTATGTTGCGCTTTAAAGCTGCCCAAACGAAACTGAGCGGGTGCGTTGATTGAGTAAACATTTCGTGCCCTCATCTCACAGAATAAaagaacaacaacaaaccataaataatggaataataaaattaatttataaatcAGAAGACATTAACaagtatttatttcatttaaaattaacCTATTTTAATTAAGTCTCTGTATAATATGCTGATATTTTTGACATTGGTTGTACttaatttatttgctttttcttAAAATGCTACTTAATATTTTAGCATTCATTGAAATccatattaataatattattaagtTGTCCTTACTCAAAATATCAGTTAGTTCAATAAACTTACAAAAATTAGTCGGAAAATGTTGCCTTCATTTTTTTGAGTTAGATCTAAGTAACAGTTTTTACAGTGCATCCTCGGAGGaggagtcacgagccgccactgtttgaaatcagcgttgggtcaaaacaGGTCAAGCCCAGCCGTtgagttaaattaacccagaaaatttttatatttgacccaacgatgggttaaaacaacccagcataggttaaattacaacccaagcGGTtaggttcgtccctttttgacccaacgctgggttgaaaatagcccacgattttttaaaaagtgtatatgacttttttttaagaaagaagCATTAATCTTTCATTAAAATGCTCTGCTGTTATCTTCTATGAGGGTCAACATGGCGAAGCTTCAAAAAGCAATCTATAAAAAGTAATCTATATGACAACAGTGAGTTAATAAATCTCTTATGAACCAAAATGATATGTTTGCGAGAGAAGATGATTAATATTTTTCGAGCCTATTTAGTGATCGATAAGTTGCGTATCCATGGCAACATAGAGATCAGTGCAGTGAGTTCAAATATGGCAGCACATCAATAACACATCTGTGATGGCATGAGGgtaaattatgagaaaaaaTTCATATTTTGGTGAACTCTTCTTTTATCTTATACAAAGAAGCAGAGGAGATCTAAGTCTCTTAATGGCAATTCCTCATTGGGGCTTTTATCTcatgtgtttctttttttttattatcaagAAATAGaggatgatttaaaaaaaaatctttgtttttgCAAAAGGTAAAGGTGACTTTTAAGcactttcttttttctttctttcaacaAATGGTCAAAGTAAAAGAAGATAACCTGCAGAAATTGCTAAATGTCAGCCTCAAGAGGTCAAActaaatattatatgagctgtttttttgtgctGTTGAAATGACGTTTCTTGAGTGTCACACATCTCATCCAACTTGGATTTAATGAAATGATTGTAAGCTCTTAAAAGGTGTGACAAGCCTAAATCCATATTTAAAGGCAGAGGATAAAGAAGTCTGCTGTAATGTAAAGGTTTCAAGATAATAGTTTATCTAAAATATGTGCTGTATAGTTCTCAGAACAAAAACAAACTCTACATGTgtctttaatgctttaaaagaCACCAATTTGTACCATATATGTGGAAAGTGCcattacatttataatatatGGGATGAGGAAGACTCAATGGATAAGAGCTGTCGGTTAACAGTGGATTCGCCCCAAGAATAATGTTATTATGGATAATGACTGCATCCATCTACGATAAAGCTGACAGATGGGGAAGGCGACAGACATCTTTGTTCTATTTTAAGCCTTTTGAAGCACCTAATCCACTCAAATTTACTCCGGTGattcattttataaattaattattataaaatttGCCGCACGGAGCGCAGCCTTCCGTAATGATCCTAGAAGTTGGACTAAATCTCTGAAACAATTCATATCATGCATTTATTTGTTAAAGCGATTACTTTTTCTTCCTGCGCGGGAGTTTATTTTGATTGAACGCATAGAGCGTTCAAAGAAACGATGAGGTCCCGCGCTTAAGCGTTTTTTCGCAACCAGAAGTGTAGCAATTTTTCCTCCTCCCCTTCAGGCCTGGTGTCAAGTCCCATCACGGGATGCGGCTGCTTCCTGACACAAATCCAACGTACCACCTCGCTGCAAAATTCGCTTGTGGTCACCGATGTCACAGCGATTTCAAATCAATGTCTGTGAGTGGACAACACAGGAAGTGCTTAAGGCCGGACACAATGAATCCAATGCGTGTAGTTTtccactgtgtgtgtgtgtattgacTTATGATATCTAGAAGCATATGATGTCAATATGTTTACCAGTGAATTAAAAATCACTCGAGTATACCTCATTTGCTCTTTACAGACCCTTCACTTGCCCCCATAATTGCAGGGGATTAAACCAATGCTTACAACAATGACAGAATtaagccacacacacacacacatggttTTCAGGAGACAATCTATTCTGGTCAACTAAGATATCAATATGGGTTGTCAGTACTATAAATGAGTTTTAAGAGGCCTAAAGAACCTGCTGATCTCCCTGCTTCAAATAGACTGTGGTCGGACTTAATAGAAAAGCTCATCTATCTTCTCAATGGGGTGTTTGGTGATATGAATTGGTGTCTTTAATTGAATTCTATGAACTCACATATTGGCTCCCTCCTGGTTATAGCTCCTTATTAATGTGCATGGCAAAGTTTCAGAACGGTATACTTGGATGTTCAAAGGCAGCATATCAGGTGAAAGCTATTTTTGGTGCTTTGATAATTTAAAACCCATTTTTAGTGGAATAATTTGTTTATCTGTGTCCAAATTCCTGTACTATAGTAATTTAATGAAGTGTTTGTATGCTAGTGTGCACTGTGCAACTACAAACTACATCCATCATGGTGGcattatttttacattgctttaaatcctttaaagctgcaatccataacttttcagttaaaatgaaacaaaaaatagtGGTTGAGTAAATAAATTAGTGTCGAAAACTGTCTCCGTACCCTAGCCCGATTTTGCAATTGGAagcttataataaattataattgacATGATCAGATTTTGCAGGAAATATAAACTTAAACTAAGCTTTTTAAACTTATTGCGTGATTACATCATGTCCGTAAACAGAAAGTAGAGGAACACTGCTGCGGATGGTGAAGAGTTTTTAGCTTGCCCAACAAACTTGTCATCTAGATattagtgtttaaaaaagtttaaaatgatGACCACCTGGGGAATATTTTGTAAAGTTGTCAATTTATGACATCCTTGCATCTGAGCAATTATCAGTTGTTAAAGggtccatggcatgaaaatctgactttttccatgtttaagtggtatgattgggtccccagtgcttctatcaacctagaaaatgtgaaaaagatcgacccagtaacttagttttggtaaaccattctcgaCAAGCAAATTAAATAATAGGTAGtagaaatttggctctccttatgatgccATAAGAAGCTCTTGTTATAATAATACcatcccttaatctgcactattaaatcacagcactgccatttagtgcagagaaaaagagagagagagagaaaaaaagaggttcaattgcaacaaaccaccatcattgtgatcagtgtttgcacttcatccgctcatttgcatttaaaaggacacacccacaagacacatttttgcacacacctaaaAAGTGGTGATtttaaacatgctataataaattatttatatggtatttttagctaaaacttcacatatgtgctctggggacaccaaagatttatttgacatcttaaaaaagtcttgtgccatggcccctttaaaacaaTGATAGCTCAAACTGCAGAGACCCTCCGGACAAAAAAGGGAATGTGACAAAGCTTGTAAGACAAGGTTTAACAGAGGCATCATGCCCATTAAAACTGAGCACGGGGCATAATTTTATGAATAATGGCTTAAAAATCACCTCTGATTGACTAATTAAGCATCTTTTCATGTTACTTTGTTCCATGGGCAAAATAGAATTAGTAATTAGCTTTATCCcggattattaattaattatatatacCCAGCGCTGGCACCATCATTGTGCATGGTCACGGATTAACTGTGTACAGAGATGATAGTTCAAAGTCCATTTCGTAATGTTTATATCTATATTCAACCCTAGGAGGAGCACAGAATCATATATGTGCTCTGACTCTGATGCAAAAATGTTTTcctataataattttatattaataagttggttacactttacattagggttgtatttgttaacaattagttaaagggaaacaccaccgtttttcaatattttaccaagtccttacctcaacttagatgaaaagtacatacccatcttttttcaatgcatgcacttcgtgaatgtgttagcgcgtcgtgaatgtgttagcatttaggctagccccattcattccttaggatccaaacagtgaTGAATTAAGAAGCCACCTAACATTTCCAAGTTTTCCCTATTTTAAGACtgttacggtacattcacacgggggcgtaagcgttaacgcttaacggaaggcttgtctgaagcgtggccaacagccaaacactgtggccgcaacacaagctccggtcttccataaacgtaattggctggctctgcctaggttatttgcaaaaggcgatatgattggctgacgcacgcgttgccgcttgaaaagttgagaaatgtttaacttctgccgcgagcaatggcactgacgcggcgccgacggatccacaattcagttcgccaacgcttgacgtcacccattaaaagtgaatgggaagcgtcaacgcttacgccccgtgtgaatgcgccattacatgagtagttacacgagtaagtatggtggcacaaaataaaacgtggcaattttttaagcagataaaaatgagaactatattgtatggcggaagagcacttagtttgcagcacttggACCTCGGCGcgcatcatcactcctgactgcTCCCACTCTCCCTtaaacttccgtcaatattactgcgcccgaggttgaagtgctgcaaactgagtgctcttccaccatacaatatagtcctcattttttatgataaaacGAAAAATGTTGATTACAGCACGTTAgattcattcattttatttcattcatttatttatttatttcaagcAAATAGTATAACAATGGAAGAATActcaacaataataataataactagcaCTTATGCTTGAAATGGAGTGGGGAGAAGTAAAACTTATTGAACCCCACCCCAGTCTATTAAAGAATTTATACCAACCGAACAAAATGCTTCCGTCTTCAATTATATCAATgggaaaaaaaagaaagagaaaaaaaaatactaataataaataatggttATAATAATACCTCGTCAAGAAACATTATTCTAGTTGCATATGTGCACAACCATACATATGGACATACTATACATATtcataatattcaaatattacCGCAAGTAACACTGATTTATCAAATACCAACAATGGTAGACAGAATACACACAAGGGTACATAACAATGACGGACAGCTACCAACAATGGTAGACGGAATACCACAAGGGTACATAACAGGGACGAACAGCTACCAAGAACAGTAGAAGGAATACTACAAGTTAGATACACATGTTAAATAACAACACTCCAGTCATTGATACAATCAAACCTCGTTATCATTGTAATGGGACCAGACCTTTTGTTTATAATCATAGATCAAAGGTTTCTTTTTATTCTCTTTTTTGCTGTGTTGATCATTACAGCCAAGCAAGtttttattgtgtgtaaaatagcaataaaataatttatagtCTATAAAAATATAGCGTATAAAAGGTTTTGATGTTTAATTGGTGTTAATAATTATGATTACAGTATGAAGGgtagctgtgcacactgtgcccccataaaataatttggtgcatgacgcccccgAGAGTTAATATCAGAAGGGCTTTTCAACATCTGAAGAGATTAAATAGTGGTGCAGAGATTACTTTTCCTCTAAACAGGTAAGACATTAGCAACATGAAAACATTAAcgttaaaacatttacattgaaATATGTACGTTTCATTTAGACAGAACAAACTAGCAGATATATCACTTGTTCAGATTACTTTTTTCCACATATATGACTTTAAAGATTTACTTCTGTCATGTCAATGTATATGATGGCAGATCTGCTCTAAGAAATGTACTCTGTAAATAAATGCCGTTTTaagtttcaaacagagatggcgatagagaggtaaaagttaaagatatttagataATTATTGGAAAAAAACTAGTTGTGTCCCTGGGTTCGCTTGAAAATAGTTATTTAAAATCTTAAGTAATTGAAAAACTTCATGGCCTTGAATTTCTTAAAACTTAAATTAACTATTTGTCGGTCTAAATGTTTTGcagaaatgtccctttaaaattatCATACTGTACACATGTTGTACACATATTGAGACAAAAACAACAAAGCAACCTGCTCACATCAAAAGAACTGTGCTTTAATCCAACATGAATTGAATCGTAATGCAAAAATGGTGTAAACTTTACTGTCTGACAGACATGTCGAAATTCATTAGCTGTACCCTATGTTTTAATAAGCTTGTTAAAATCCATTTGCTCATGGGTACGTAAATGTCAGCCAAGATTATAGTCCAACCAGTGGAAGGTTATAAAAGCAGAGTGCTCCAAAAAACACGTTACAGCAACCCCATCAAGCAACTGTCCTTTACGTGCATCCAAACTCTGCTCTATTTGGACATTTCATTGAGTCCAAGAGGTCTCTTAAAATACAAGAAGCTCTTGGCTGTCAGGAAAACCAGATGGGGTCAGGGCACAGAGACCCACTTTCGCCCCCTTAGGCCACGATGTTCAGATTCTCACAACGTCAAACATGGGATGAATATATTACCTGTTTTTATTTCAAACTCAGAGTAAGAGGAGATGGTCTTCTTTGCGTAGCGAAAAGATTTAACTTTGTTAGCTTCGTTATATTTATGGATATTTTGGGAAGGCATGTCTGTAATTGTGGAGAAGGAAAAAGGTTTCCTTTGAATGTACACTCAAAGGTAAAATCTTTTGTTCTGCCACCCACAGGGCTGCTCATTAAgaaatgtattaatttacaCCAGCTAATATGAACGCTATTTGCAGTCTACTTTTAGTCATGAATTATGACATTTTCAGGGGTATTTTAGCACTCtgcttttgttgtttttgttttacagaAAGAGTGTTGATGGTATTTTTATTCAAAGGCTGCCTTGGTTAAATCTAGCTCGCAGTCGTTACCTGACAGTGGCCTCAGCAATTTattgaatattatttatcaaaatccATTTGTACGGCAATGTTACCATTCATGTGTCAAATCAATCCTCGGTGCATATTTGACATTGTCTGCAAATACGGTACACTATTTTTAAGTCGACACAAATTGCATTCCTTTcagattgtttgtttgtttattcttaACGCCACTCCCAGCATCTATGTCTATATATTCATGGCGAACACCTgataatccatacacaagttgatcTAAACACACTTTGGGGAACGGGAATCTCCAATGTTACCAAACATGCAGGTTTTTGaactgtgggaggaaaccggagtacccggagtaaacccacactgacagagggagaacatgcaaactccacacagaaaggcctccTGACCCAACTGGGGACCTTTTTGCTGTGAGGctacagtgctacccactgaggTACTGTGCCGCCCCCTTTCAGATTAGATTTATTAGACAAAAATTTTTgacataacattacatttaaacacaTCAAATGCTGCTGCTGTCACTTGGTATCTATAGCTTGTCTCGAAGGGAGAATAATCTCCTGGATAACTTCCAATCTGGATTTAGAGGTGATCATAGTACAGAGACCACCACggttaaagtttttaaatgatttataaTCATCGGTTGACTCAGGCATGGCTATTGTTTtaattttgttagaaattagTGTCACATTTGACACTGTGGATCATTCGATTCTTTTAAAACGACTGGGGTGTGAGGCTGGATACGGCTCTGAAATAGTTTTAATAGGGACATTCTATGTTCATTTCGCAAATGTTTCGTCCTCCATGGTTCCTCTAAAATATGGCCTGCCTCAGGGCTTTATTTTGAGCCCTACATTGTTCTCTTTGAATATGTGCCTTTTTGGGTTCCATCTGTCATCATTATGACATTTTGTATCATAAGATGACATGCAGACTTATCTACAACTTGAAGGTGGAAATGAGTTGTCTCTGCAGTCCCCGTTGGTCTGTCTAGATGAGGTTAAAGTCTCCCTGTCAATCAGTTTTCTGAATGTCCGAGATCATAATATTTGTTCCTTAAGAATTTAAAGAGAAGATAGCCAGTTCTCCGTGAGAAACCTTAGCATCATAATTGATTTTTCCCTTAGCTTTGATAAACAGATTAATTCGCTCGTAAGAAGTAACTTTTATCAGATTAAAAGATAAAACTTTTTCTTAGTTTTAAAGATCTAGAGATTGTGGTTCATGCTTTTATTACTTTGAGACTGGATTATTGTAACTCTCTCTATGCAAGGATCTGTCAGTGCCAATTAACTCGTCTGCAGCTTGTACAGAATGTCGCAGTTAGGCAAAATAAAGGGAGCACATCACTCCGGTCGGTGCGGTCCTCTCTCCATTGGTTCCCAGTCAAGTTTAGGATCGAGATTAAGAATTTATTATTAGTTTT of Paramisgurnus dabryanus chromosome 22, PD_genome_1.1, whole genome shotgun sequence contains these proteins:
- the crhb gene encoding corticotropin releasing hormone b yields the protein MKLNVLVTTVALLVAFPSPYECRAIDSNQPGMDPDGERQSPPLLARLGEEYFIRLGNRNLNSPRSSPDDYSEPSQYPKRALQLQLTQRLLEGKVGNIGRLDGTYALRALDSVERERRSEEPPISLDLTFHLLREVLEMARAEQMAQQAHSNRKMMEIFGK